CTTTCGTCGCTGCCGCGCCGCGTCGAAGGCGCCTGGCGGACGCTGGGCGTCGTGCTGCTGGCGGCGCTGCTGGGCGTCGCCTTCATGTATCTGGCGCCGTCCGTGATCCAGTTCACTCAGGAGTTCGTCTATTTCGGCGAGAGCGGCTTCAGCACCAAGGCGCTGCTGCGCGCGATCGGCTTTGCCCTCGGTCTCGCGCTGTGCCTGCTGCTGGGCTTGAGTTCGTTCAAGGTCCATCGCGCTCTGGACGAGCGCGGCGGCATGGTGTTCCTCGGCGTCTCCGTGCTTTTCTTCTTCGTCGAATACGGCTTCAACGCCGTCGCTTCGCTGCAGAGACTGAAGATGATCCCGCTCAGCGACCTCGTGTTCGAGATCATGGTCCTGGGCGACGAATATGAAAATTATTTCCTCTTCGCTCAGCTGCTGCTGGGGCTGGTCATGCTGCTGTGGGTGATCGCCACGCACCGGCGCCCCGAAGGGGAGTTCGCCAACCGCGCCCTGCTGCGCAAGGAAAAAGCCCGCCTGCGCACCTGCCGCCGCTGGTCGTGGAGCCTGTTCTCCTGGGCTCTGGCGGCGGCGCTGACGGTGACGGCGCTCCATTATTACGACACCAAGCCTCCGGCGGAAGTGCCGCCGGAAGCTTACGATCTCAGCGACGGCATCATTTCCATAGACCTGGGAAAGGTGTCCGACGGGCACCTGCACAAATTTTCCTACGTTACGCCGAACGGCTACGACGTGCGCTTTCTCGTCGTCAAAAAGCCCGTCGGCACGGCCTATGGCGTCGGCCTGGACGCCTGCGAGATCTGCGGCGTCGCCGGATATTTCGAACGCGGCGACGACGTGGTCTGCCGCCGCTGCGACGTGGTCATGAACAAGAACACGATCGGCTTCAAGGGAGGCTGCAATCCGATTCCCTTCCCCTATGAGGTACGGGAAGGCCGGATCTCCATCGATGTCAGGGAGCTCGAGCGCCACGAACGGCGCTTCAGGTAGGAGGCGGGAGCGGACATGTTCTGGAGAATGATTTGGCGGACGCTTGCCCGCCAGAAGAGCAAGATGCTGATGATCGCTTTCACCGTCATCCTCGGCGTATCGTTGTCCACGGCGATGATGAACGTCATGCTGGGCGTCGGCGACAAGGTCAACCGCGAGCTGAAAGTTTACGGCGCCAACATCACCGTGCGCCACAAGGACGCGGCGCTGATGAACGATCTCTACGGTCTCAGCGAGGGACTGGGCGTCACCGACAAGTTCCTGTACGAAGAGGACGTGCTCAAGCTCAAGACGATCTTCTGGGGGTTCAACATCATCGACTTCGCGCCGATGATCGACGGACGCGCCCGGGTCAACGGCGGCGAGGAAGTCCCGCTGTTGGGAGCCTGGGTGCAGAAACACGCCGTGCTGAACACCGGCGAGGAGATCGACACCGGTCTGCGCCCCTTGCGCAACTGGTGGCAGATCGACATGAAGGGCGACTGGCTCGGCGAAGACGACGACGGCTTCGTCATGGTCGGCGGCGCTCTGGCCGAACGGCTTCAAATCGGCGTCGGCGGCGAACTGACGCTGACGCATAACGGCGCGGCGAAGAAAGTGACCGTCAAGGGCATCTTCAACGACGGCGGCGCGGCCGACGGCCAGATCGTCGGCACGCTGAAAATGGTGCAGGAGCTCATGAGTCTGCCGGGCAAGGTCTCGCGCCTCGAAGTCTCGGCGCTGACCACGCCCGACAACGATCTGGCGCGAAAGGCCGCCCAGGATCCGCGCAGCCTCTCGCCCGAAGAGTACGAGACATG
This sequence is a window from Pyramidobacter sp. YE332. Protein-coding genes within it:
- a CDS encoding ABC transporter permease, yielding MFWRMIWRTLARQKSKMLMIAFTVILGVSLSTAMMNVMLGVGDKVNRELKVYGANITVRHKDAALMNDLYGLSEGLGVTDKFLYEEDVLKLKTIFWGFNIIDFAPMIDGRARVNGGEEVPLLGAWVQKHAVLNTGEEIDTGLRPLRNWWQIDMKGDWLGEDDDGFVMVGGALAERLQIGVGGELTLTHNGAAKKVTVKGIFNDGGAADGQIVGTLKMVQELMSLPGKVSRLEVSALTTPDNDLARKAAQDPRSLSPEEYETWYCTAYVSAICHQIQEVVRDGVAKPVRQVAESEGTILNKTTLLMILITILSSIGSALAISNLITASVIERSQELGLLKALGAHNYQIVLLVLVEVMMTSLFGGALGYFLGIGFAQIIGQTVFGSSIEIARLVIVIVAVILFFVTLFGSIPAIRYLLNLKPTEVLHGK
- a CDS encoding Fe-S-containing protein, translating into MTGLILGFATRSREKIGRSIAWGGMAAGILLGFVVFGVRLYDPKGMNLPLTRFNRWVVVAVAVVAAAALLWALLSSLPRRVEGAWRTLGVVLLAALLGVAFMYLAPSVIQFTQEFVYFGESGFSTKALLRAIGFALGLALCLLLGLSSFKVHRALDERGGMVFLGVSVLFFFVEYGFNAVASLQRLKMIPLSDLVFEIMVLGDEYENYFLFAQLLLGLVMLLWVIATHRRPEGEFANRALLRKEKARLRTCRRWSWSLFSWALAAALTVTALHYYDTKPPAEVPPEAYDLSDGIISIDLGKVSDGHLHKFSYVTPNGYDVRFLVVKKPVGTAYGVGLDACEICGVAGYFERGDDVVCRRCDVVMNKNTIGFKGGCNPIPFPYEVREGRISIDVRELERHERRFR